Proteins found in one Trichoplusia ni isolate ovarian cell line Hi5 chromosome 14, tn1, whole genome shotgun sequence genomic segment:
- the LOC113500755 gene encoding DNA polymerase zeta catalytic subunit: MSTLDFSDYNNSTNTEFSVRIVVCDHYLAKPTPGLDVIYSDFRGSDIKQVPILRIFGPTPDGHKACVHIHGVFPYFYIPCPTPNPEPQFLYQIAASLDKALNIALKQAMSANQHVYKISLVKGLPFYGYHNREHLYLKVFLYSPGLIKQAVELCSNGAILGQVFQPHESHLNFTLQFFIDFNLFGMSNVDLQHIKLRKPVTPNLSEADQSSNEFGLKPESSCYYEGDCVAAHIINRQRIGKGDGIENPGLEEVWNQEIERRKQLNISLASKSLSQGRIKAEETESHYKYEQMFLIKMSNLIDKPVNVEPETKPLDIVQYPAESMAGSQLFKAVDVSVHLPNNTLGASFNKTLRGDLNESATEEFDDTLVDETLALNSSLSLHYSQVLLNSEDLDLVDMLQDMDAEKVEEDSIMGTPANVVIDEEDEFDDAEYSQIFDEATLLLNQDVSKGDESESSSSWNDSFWDGASIPQLDGTFDDDHVKKVRKRKMRPFKLGLSRPRPKKERTEESDRKSESTTDVSQMEEINVSRDTIEDISDGFLRGVVKTEPDSTLFEKSMITDPDNAVKREIENKSILELVNSVTESHKRLEPLAEAYDKQNNYEPEAGPSNFKTNESFNETLNESTQSENEKLGIVSFYDTSKIFDTTLENQKDDTASDLEESFNDIAIKTEEVSFVEETETNVSEDKVVMKESPKEIKKENASIIPAKKPKTKILKPKIRAPTFDEVYSTLHEYNIPKVRNLTPFYSDPRDVGDKVEIGQLVLKVGSKLARDQKPYERVLNRTTIEEWRQLLFMQSHQSMSQEAIKPDDLRIFLAGNRKCVFRPIMKAPTRKEVEEWIKNKNANSKKEEIIENSIDASKQNDELDNSQALGLNEIDNSINMDNDEKDKTTNLNNSLQITMQPDGSFLCFGNSENQFQAGSSESPTVDVNFLTVMLVEVHTSVRGNLNPDPAIDPICAIFLTITNDSPPGHRLAQSITKIIVVEKVTAATKHLERCVFNVDISTLTYVDNETVLIEKIIELVIQHDPDILCGYETETSSWGYVLERAQVLGLEIVKEVSRITEKHRQKRWRGDENDFEGKIIGRIMLNVWRLFRHEMALSSYSFENCMYQVLKERVPTYSHAQLWTWWSEESRILRWIPVEYYLTRLSGTVRMLDKLDIINRTSELARLFGLQWWEVLSRGSQFRVESLMLRAAKPLNLVALSPTVKQRAAMRAPECLPLIFEPESRFYTDPVIVLDFQSLYPSMMIAYNYCFSTCIGRVQNINGETSYEFGAWRLKIPKSELETLVKHGLVHWSPVGVGFVKASVRRGVLPALLRRILAARQAVKKNMKVQTDEAVKKAMHSRQLGLKLIANVTYGYTAANFSGRMPCIEVGDSVVAKGRETLERAIKMVRESKQWNAKVIYGDTDSMFVLVPGGTRKEAFEIGQQIADAVTADNPSPVALKLEKVYQPCILQTKKRYVGYMYESADQEKPVYEAKGIETVRRDGCPAGVKLLQRALCELFETCDLSRVKRSVKSTLSRLADGTLPLHELFFTREYHGPNGYRPGASAPPNEIAKRLASQDRRAVPRNGWRVSWLVTAGAPGAALVRLARTPAELLRDPALQPHKTYYAARVLLPPLHRCLSLLGVDVFKWWNEIGYTREADPGTGCGAPPHGIARYMWRSRCASCGARSARDSLCGHCAGGPRAQRAAATLLARLSTALKDVSYCDNICKSCCGHNRTLECENTECPVIWRRTTAQHKLTQIRDVISHLPSNFTQECLDF; the protein is encoded by the exons ATGAGCACTTTAGAtt TTTCAGATTATAATAATTCAACGAACACTGAATTTTCTGTGAGGATTGTGGTCTGCGATCATTATTTGGCGAAACCAACTCCCGGTTTAGACGTGATATATTCAGATTTTAGAGGAAGTGATATAAAACAG GTTCCCATTTTAAGGATCTTTGGGCCCACCCCAGATGGCCACAAAGCATGCGTGCATATACATGGTGTGTTTCCCTACTTTTACATACCATGTCCAACACCAAACCCAGAGCCGCAGTTTTTGTATCAG ATTGCGGCAAGTTTAGACAAAGCCTTAAATATTGCACTGAAACAGGCAATGTCTGCAAATCAACATGTGTACAAAATATCACTAGTCAAAGGATT ACCATTCTATGGATACCACAACAGAGAACATCTTTacctaaaagtatttttatacagccctggtttaattaaacaagcAGTTGAGCTCTGCAGCAATGGTGCCATCCTAGGCCAAGTATTCCAGCCTCATGAATCACATTTAAACTTCACACTCCAATTTTTCATAGACTTCAATCTATTTGGCATGAGCAATGTAGATTTACAGCATATTAAACTGCGGAAACCAGTTACACCAAACTTAAGTGAAGCAGACCAATCATCCAATGAATTTGGACTTAAACCTGAAAGTTCTTGCTATTACGAAGGAGATTGTGTTGCAGCACATATTATTAACCGGCAAAGGATAGGCAAAGGTGATGGTATTGAAAACCCAGGCTTGGAAGAAGTATGGAATCAAGAAATAGAAAGAAGAAAACAGTTGAACATATCACTTGCATCAAAATCTTTATCACAAGGTAGAATTAAAGCTGAAGAAACAGAATCACATTACAAATATGAACAAATGTTTTTGATCAAAATGTCCAATTTGATTGATAAGCCTGTAAATGTTGAACCTGAAACGAAGCCATTAGACATAGTGCAATATCCAGCTGAAAGTATGGCAGGATCTCAGTTATTTAAAGCTGTAGATGTAAGTGTACATTTGCCTAATAACACACTTGGtgcaagttttaataaaactctaAGAGGAGATCTAAATGAGTCTGCAACTGAAGAATTCGATGATACCTTGGTAGATGAGACTTTGGCTCTGAATAGTAGCCTTTCTCTGCACTACAGTCAAGTTTTAT TAAACAGTGAAGATCTGGATTTGGTAGATATGTTACAAGATATGGATGCAGAAAAAGTTGAAGAAGATAGTATTATGGGTACACCTGCAAATGTCGTGATTGATGAAGAAGACGAATTTGATGATGCTGAATATTCACAAATTTTTGATGAAGCTACATTACTTTTAAATCAAGATGTAAG TAAAGGTGATGAAAGTGAATCTAGTTCGTCATGGAATGATTCCTTCTGGGATGGCGCTAGTATACCACAGCTTGATGGCACATTTGACGACGATC atgtaaaaaaagtgagaaaaagaaaaatgagaCCATTCAAACTTGGTTTATCAAGACCTAGACCTAAGAAAGAGCGTACAGAGGAATCTGACAGGAAATCCGAATCTACTACTGATGTAAGCCAAATGGAAGAAATTAATGTCTCCAGAGATACTATAGAAGATATTTCAGATGGGTTTCTTAGGGGAGTTGTAAAAACTGAGCCAGACAGTACATTATTTGAGAAGTCCATGATCACCGACCCTGATAACGCAGTTAAACGTGAGATAGAAAACAAATCAATCCTAGAACTAGTTAATAGTGTAACAGAAAGTCATAAACGTTTAGAGCCATTAGCCGAAGCTtatgataaacaaaataattatgaaccaGAGGCAGGACcttctaattttaaaacaaatgaatcattTAATGAAACACTCAATGAAAGTACACAATCAGAGAATGAGAAACTAGGTATAGTCAGCTTTTACGATACAtccaaaatatttgatacaacaCTAGAAAATCAAAAAGATGACACTGCAAGTGACTTAGAAGAAAGTTTTAACgatattgcaataaaaacagAAGAAGTAAGTTTCGTCGAAGAAACGGAAACAAATGTTTCTGAGGATAAAGTCGTAATGAAAGAATCacctaaagaaataaaaaaagaaaacgcaaGTATAATTCCTGCCAAAAAACcgaaaacaaaaattctaaaaccGAAAATTAGGGCACCGACTTTTGACGAAGTATACTCTACTTTGCATGAATACAACATACCTAAGGTAAGAAACTTAACACCATTTTATTCGGATCCTAGAGATGTAGGTGATAAAGTAGAAATCGGACAATTAGTGTTAAAAGTTGGCAGTAAGCTTGCAAGGGATCAAAAACCGTACGAGAGAGTTCTAAATCGGACCACTATAGAAGAATGGCGACAACTGTTGTTCATGCAATCGCATCAGTCCATGTCTCAAGAAGCCATAAAACCAGATGATTTAAGAATATTTCTAGCAGGTAACAGAAAATGTGTGTTTCGACCGATTATGAAAGCCCCCACAAGAAAAGAAGTAGAAGAAtggataaaaaacaaaaatgccaacagcaaaaaagaagaaataatagaGAATAGTATTGATGCGAGCAAGCAAAATGATGAATTAGATAATTCTCAGGCATTAGGTCTGAATGAAATTGATAACAGTATAAATATGGATAACGACGAAAAg gataAAACTACGAATTTGAATAATAGTCTACAGATCACAATGCAGCCAGATGGTTCATTTCTATGCTTCGGAAACAGTGAGAATCAATTTCAAGCCGGCTCGAGCGAAAGTCCAACAGTAGAT GTAAATTTTCTCACAGTTATGTTGGTGGAGGTTCATACATCTGTCAGAGGAAATTTAAATCCCGATCCAGCGATCGATCCTAtttgtgcaatatttttaactataactAACGACAGTCCGCCCGGTCATCGCTTGGCACAAAGCATTACAAAAATTATAGTGGTTGAAAAAGTTACTGCAGCCACGAAACATTTGGAGAGATGTGTTTTTAACGTTGATATATCAACGTTAACGTATGTCGACAATGAAACTGTTCtgatagaaaaaataatcgAATTAGTGATACAGCATGATCCTGACATATTGTGTGGCTATGAAACTGAAACAAGTTCCTGGGGATATGTTTTGGAAAGAGCACAAGTTCTAGGTCTAGAAATTGTTAAAGAGGTGTCTAGAATAACCGAAAAACATCGACAAAAGCGTTGGAGAGGGGACGAAAATGATTTCGAAGGGAAAATTATCGGGAGAATCATGTTAAATGTGTGGCGATTGTTTCGGCACGAGATGGCACTGTCCAGTTACAGTTTTGAGAACTGTATGTACCAAGTTTTGAAGGAGAGAGTTCCTACATACAGTCATGCGCAGTTGTGGACGTGGTGGAGCGAAGAGTCTAGGATATTACGATGGATACCGGTAGAGTATTACTTGACAAGGCTATCTGGAACTGTGAGAATGTTGGATAAACTTGATATCATAA ataGGACATCAGAACTGGCACGGTTATTTGGGCTGCAGTGGTGGGAGGTCCTGTCTAGGGGTTCTCAGTTTCGTGTCGAGTCTCTTATGCTGCGAGCTGCGAAGCCACTTAATTTAGTAGCACTATCACCCACCGTCAAGCAGAGGGCAGCTATGAGAGCTCCAGAATGTTTGCCACTTATTTTTGAACCAG AATCTCGTTTCTACACTGATCCTGTTATCGTGTTAGACTTCCAAAGCCTGTATCCATCCATGATGATTGCTTACAACTACTGCTTTTCGACATGTATTGGTCGTGTACAGAATATCAATGG cgAAACATCATACGAATTTGGGGCATGGCgtttaaaaataccaaaatcaGAACTCGAAACATTAGTAAAACATGGTCTGGTCCACTGGTCACCGGTCGGAGTAGGATTTGTTAAGGCATCCGTACGCCGCGGTGTACTACCAGCGCTGTTGCGCAGGATCTTGGCTGCAAGGCAGGCAgtcaagaaaaatatgaaagtgcAAACTGATGAGGCAGTGAAGAAAGCAATGCATTCCAGGCAATTAG ggttaaaattaattgcaaacGTAACGTACGGATATACGGCAGCAAACTTCAGCGGTCGAATGCCATGCATTGAGGTCGGAGACAGCGTTGTCGCTAAAGGACGAGAAACTTTGGAGCGAGCCATTAAGATGGTGCGAGAAAGCAAACAGTGGAACGCAAAG GTTATTTACGGCGATACGGATTCTATGTTCGTCCTTGTACCGGGAGGCACTCGTAAAGAAGCATTTGAAATTGGCCAACAAATTGCTGACGCTGTCACTGCTGATAATCCGTCTCCAGTCGCACTCAAACTTGAAAAG GTATACCAGCCATGTATTCTACAAACGAAAAAACGTTATGTTGGCTATATGTACGAGAGTGCCGATCAAGAGAAGCCAGTTTATGAAGCTAAAGGTATCGAAACTGTGCGCCGTGATGGCTGTCCAGCTGGAGTTAAA ttactACAACGAGCTCTATGTGAGTTATTCGAGACTTGTGACTTGTCTCGCGTCAAACGTTCAGTGAAGTCGACGTTATCTCGTCTCGCCGATGGTACTCTCCCACTGCACGAGTTGTTCTTTACGAGAGAGTATCACGGACCTAATGGGTATCGTCCTGGTGCGTCTGCGCCGCCTAACGAGATAGCTAA ACGTTTAGCATCCCAGGACAGACGCGCGGTTCCTCGTAATGGCTGGCGCGTCAGCTGGCTGGTGACGGCGGGTGCGCCTGGCGCCGCGCTCGTGCGCCTCGCGCGGACTCCCGCGGAACTACTGCGGGACCCCGCCCTCCAGCCACACAAGACTTACTACGCTGCTAGAGTACTTCTGCCACCGTTACATCGCTGTCTTTCATTGCTTGGGGTCGATGTATTTAAGTG GTGGAATGAGATAGGCTACACCCGCGAGGCCGACCCTGGCACAGGCTGCGGCGCGCCTCCGCACGGCATCGCGCGCTACATGTGGCGCTCGCGCTGCGCCTCGTGCGGCGCCCGCAGCGCGCGCGACTCCCTCTGCGGCCACTGCGCCGGGGGGCCGCGCGCGCAGCGGGCCGCCGCCACGCTGCTGGCCAGGCTCAGCACTGCGCTTAAAGATGTCAGCTATTGTGACAAC ATTTGTAAATCATGCTGCGGCCATAATCGAACTCTGGAATGCGAGAACACCGAATGCCCAGTAATATGGCGACGCACCACTGCACAGCACAAACTTACTCAAATCCGTGACGTCATCAGCCATTTACCATCTAATTTCACACAGGAGTGCTTAGACTTTTGA
- the LOC113500756 gene encoding interleukin-1 receptor-associated kinase 4-like, translating to MILNMQRHIELRKLPAASLCNIANILEIDKDWQKIIPFIPKDLQSEHFERKYNYEHMRLIEEHAKNTNRKCAEVLFDEWGTSGRVRPTLETLMNYLQKAQIFRAVDEIARMLGEPPPPRPDDGPAAAVPINITDLLESVEQKLNAMDSIQSDKLQNSSHDQVACNRTTRPLKDPSDLIAFSETVQSKDIPAFSALANYDNKSTAQVENSNLIEFSKSTLASAELPDFKALIPGDKFDPTSSKATESSFNMPPTSDISQYPSQLIDNAILEDKKLVHFEYKELEAITNKFSESFIETPKGPVGKIGSGGFGEVYVGTHPKYGILAVKKVRIHFHISCETAMKVFNTEVKSLSHLRHENIVPIFGYSIDSAIPCIVCEYIDGGSLQQKIAAKVLTEGQRIDIMKGTAEGLKYIHHSERPADSEDIEIQSDSLSTRKSYYLHGDVKSANILLTKDCVPKLCDFGLAKQLETTFITTKSMMGTSAYMAPEGFSGTVTQKNDIFSFGIVLLELLTGCKPIVITNGENINIKNYVEENIQNGDISNLLDRVVPKWTKAQSIYSLALRCLEHKNKRPTIDEICDIITHIKKKPGNVFYAQV from the exons atgatactaAATATGCAACGGCACATAGAGCTAAGGAAGTTGCCTGCGGCATCTTTGTGCAATATAGCAAATATCCTAGAGATCGACAAAGATTGGCAAAAGATTATACCTTTTATACCAAAAGATCTGCAAAGTGAACATTTTGAACGTAAATACAACTATGAACACATGAG acTTATAGAAGAACATGCAAAGAATACAAACAGAAAATGTGCCGAAGTATTGTTTGATGAATGGGGAACTTCAGGAAGAGTTAGACCTACTTTGGAGACACTTATGAACTACTTACAAAAAGCACAGATATTCAGAGCAGTAGATGAAATAGCTCGCATGTTAGGAg aGCCACCTCCACCACGGCCTGATGATGGACCTGCAGCTGCAGTACCTATAAACATTACAGATTTACTTGAAAGTGTTGAGCAAAAATTGAATGCAATGGATTCCATTCAAAGTGACAAGCTTCAGAATTCCAGTCACGATCAAGTTGCCTGTAACCGCACTACTAGACCACTGAAGGACCCAAGTGACTTAATAGCATTTTCAGAAACTGTACAAAGCAAGGATATACCAGCATTTAGTGCACTTGCAAATTATGACAACAAATCTACAGCTCAAGTAGAGAATTCTAATCTTATTGAATTTTCTAAGTCAACATTGGCTTCTGCAGAGCTGCCTGACTTTAAAGCTTTGATTCCTGGTGATAAATTTGATCCAACAAGTTCCAAAGCTACTGAAAGTAGCTTCAATATGCCACCAACAAGTGATATCTCGCAATATCCCAGTCAGTTAATAGACAATGctatattagaagataaaaaGTTAGTACACTTTGAATATAAAGAACTAGAAGCCATAACAAACAAGTTTTCTGAAAGCTTCATTGAAACACCAAAGGGGCCAGTGGGAAAAATTGGTAGTGGAGGTTTTGGAGAAGTGTATGTTGGTACTCATCCTAAATATGGGATACTTGCTGTCAAAAAAGTGCGCATTCATTTCCACATCAGTTGTGAGACAGCTATGAAAGTCTTTAACACAGAAGTTAAATCACTGTCTCATCTTAGACATGAAAACATAGTTCCCATCTTTGGGTACTCAATTGATAGTGCAATACCATGTATAGTTTGTGAATATATTGATGGTGGTTCCTTGCAACAGAAAATTGCCGCAAAAGTATTGACTGAGGGTCAGAGGATTGATATTATGAAAGGTACAGCTGAAGGCCTGAAATATATTCACCACAGTGAAAGACCAGCAGACAGTGAAGATATTGAAATTCAGTCAGACTCCTTATCTACTAGGAAAAGCTACTACCTTCATGGAGATGTAAAAAGTGCAAATATTTTGCTTACAAAGGACTGTGTGCCAAAG ctcTGTGACTTTGGACTGGCGAAGCAACTGGAAACCACCTTCATAACTACAAAGTCTATGATGGGAACCTCTGCTTACATGGCACCTGAAGGCTTCTCTGGAACAGTAACACagaaaaatgatattttcagTTTTGGAATTGTGCTTTTAGAGTTACTAACTGGTTGTAAACCAATTGTTATAACCAAtggtgaaaatattaatattaagaacTATGTTgaagaaaacattcaaaatggGGATATTAGTAATCTTTTAGACCGTGTTGTACCCAAATGGACTAAAGCTCAAAGCATTTACAGTCTTGCTTTACGATGTTTggagcataaaaataaaaggccAACTATAGACGAAATCTGTGATATCATaactcatattaaaaaaaaacctggtAATGTATTTTATGCTCAGGTCTAA